The Mycolicibacterium fluoranthenivorans DNA window GCTGCGCCGCCGGATCGACCGGGGGGCGCGAGACCGGGCGCGGTGCCAGCCGGGGCCGGTCGCCGGAGGGGTCCTGATTGGTCACGCGGGCATCACTTTCCGCTCCAGCGCACCGAGGGCGCGCGTCACTGTTTGTCTGTGCATGAATCTACCGGCGCTTGCGGCGGGTCCGAGCCGACTCTTCCGCCAACTCCCGAGCCGTCTGCTCGGCGGACACTTCCCTCGGATTCTCCTCCGGGATCTGGGACAACAAGCCCAGGAGCGCACTCGGGATGGCAATCGGGCACGAGTCCCGCAGCGCACTTCGGGCCTGACGCTGGGCGTCGACTTCGCCGGCACACTGCGGGCACAGCGAGAGGTGATGGCCGGCACGCAGGTGAGCCGTCATCCGCAGCTCACCGTCGACGAACGCGGCGATGGCCTCGGTCGACAGGTGTTCGGTGGACCGGAAGCGGCGCGGACCGACGGGCTCACTGCTCTGCGACGCGAACTGGGTGGGCAACCAGGAGAAGGCGCGGCGGAACACATCCCCGGGGTCGACCATCACCCAGCTCCTCTCTGGCCACCGCGCTTCACACGCACACTGTTCTTTTGAATGTAGCGCGGGAAGCTGAGCCCCACACCTACGACGCTCAGGCGGAGGTCGGCAGCGTGTCGGAGTGCTTGGCCAGATGCTCGCGCAGCGCCTGCCGTCCGCGGTGGATGCGGCTGCGCACCGTGCCGAGCTTGACGCCCAGGGTGGCGCCGATCTCCTCGTAGGACAGACCTTCGATATCGCACAGGACGACCGCCGCGCGGAATTCCGGCGGCAGCGAGTCCAGGGCCGCCTGCAGATCCGGGCCCAGCCGCGAATCATGGAAGATCTGCTCGGGGTTGGGATCCTCGGCCGGCACGCGGTCGTAGTCCTCGGGCAGCGCCTCCATGCGGATGCGAGTGCGGCGGCGCACCATGTCCAGGAACAGGTTCGTGGTGATGCGGTGCAGCCAGCCCTCGAACGTGCCCGGCTGGTAGTTCTGCACCGAACGGAACACCCGGATGAAGGTCTCCTGGGTCAGATCCTCGGCGTCCTGCTGGTTACCCGACAGGCGGTAGGCCAGCCGGTAGACGCGGTCGGCGTGCTGACGAACGAGCTCGTCCCACGATGGCATGGCTGCTTTGTCACCGGTGGCGTCGAACACCGCCGTTCCGGTCAGCTCCTCGGACGGCTCCACCCAATCGGCATCCGCGTACTGCTCCAAATGGGGCATCGAGACCGGGGTGGCCAGGCGCGTGGTGGTGTTCGTCGGATCCTCCGTATCGGTGAGGCAACCAGCCGTTTCGGCCGATTGCTCGGTGCCTTTGGCAACGCGACTCTGGATATCGCTATTCCCCGAGTGCCAGCTCCCGCCGATGTTCATGCAAGTACCGTCGCTGACCGGTGTGAGGTAGGCATAGGAGAAAACTGATTAATTCCTGAGAAAGCGGGATACCCGATACCCCACCAGGCAAAACCTGCCGAAATTCGGGGTGATCCTGATTTCCGGGGCGGGCGTGTCGATGCGCGGGGCCGTGCGTCTTCGCTCTACGCTGCGGGCATGGCCACCACCGACGACGCCGCACAGCGTGCTCACGCGATCGTCTCGCACGCCGAGGGCTCGATCACGGAGGACAACGTCACCGCGGCGGCCCGGGAACGCGCCGTCGACAGCGGCGCCGGAGCCGTCACCCCGGCGGTCGGAGCCCTGCTCAGCGTGCTGGCCCGGCTGACCGGCGCGAAGGCGGTCGTCGAGGTCGGGACCGGGGCGGGCGTGAGCGGATTGTGGCTGCTGGCCGGTATGCGCGAGGACGGTGTGCTCACCACGATCGATATCGAGCCCGAGTACCAGCGCCTGGCCAAGCAGGCCTTCGTCGAGGCCGGGGTGGGGCCGTCGCGCACCCGGCTGATTGCCGGTCGCGCTCAGGAAGTGCTGACCCGGCTGGCCGACGAGTCCTACGACCTGGTGTTCATCGATGCCGCGCCGACGGATCAGCCGGTCTACGTGGCCGAGGCCGTGCGGCTGCTGCGCCCGGGCGGGGCGGTCGTCGTGCACCGCGCCGCACTCGGCGGCCGGGCCGGCGATGCCACCGCCAACGATGCCGAGGTGAGCGCCGTACGTGAGGCGGCCCGGCTGATCGCCGAGGACGAACGCTTCACCCCGGTGCTCGTGCCGTTGGGCGACGGGCTGCTCGCCGCCGCGCGCGACTGACCTTCTCCGCGCCCGCGAGATTGCGGTTGTTGCGTCCCCCTCTCGCACTTCTGCGCAGTAACGGCAATCTCGCGTGATCTTTACCAATTCCTGACGTACTCGCCTCTTGACCGAACACTAAACACGCGTTTAGCGTACTGAACATGCGTTCAGTCGACGATCTGACCGCGGCGGCCCGAATCCGCGACGCCGCGATCGACCAGTTCGGTCAGCACGGCTTCGGCACCAGCGTGCGGGCCATCGCCACCGCGGCGGGTGTCAGCCCCGGCCTGGTGATCCATCACTTCGGTTCCAAGGACAAGCTGCGCCAGGCGTGCGACGACTACGTCGCCGAGTCGATCCTGGAAGCCAAGACCGAATCCATCCAGAGCACCGACCCGGCGAGTTGGTTCGCCCAGATGGCCGAGATCGAGTCGTTCGCGCCCGCGATGGCCTACCTGGTGCGCGCCATGCAGAGCGGCGGCGAACTGTCGAACAAGTTGTGGCGCAGGATGCTCGACAACACCGAGCAGTACATGGAGGAGGGCGTTCGGGCCGGCACCGTCAAGCCGAGCCGTAACCCGAAGGCGCGCGCCCGATTCCTGGCCATGGCCGGCGGCGGCGCATTCCTGATGTATCTCCAACTGCACGAGAACCCGACCGACCTGCGGACGGTTCTGCACGACTACGCCCAGGAGATGGTGCTGCCGGCCCTCGAGGTCTACACCCAGGGCCTGCTCACCGACTCCACCATGTACGACG harbors:
- a CDS encoding O-methyltransferase produces the protein MATTDDAAQRAHAIVSHAEGSITEDNVTAAARERAVDSGAGAVTPAVGALLSVLARLTGAKAVVEVGTGAGVSGLWLLAGMREDGVLTTIDIEPEYQRLAKQAFVEAGVGPSRTRLIAGRAQEVLTRLADESYDLVFIDAAPTDQPVYVAEAVRLLRPGGAVVVHRAALGGRAGDATANDAEVSAVREAARLIAEDERFTPVLVPLGDGLLAAARD
- the rseA gene encoding anti-sigma E factor RseA, yielding MVDPGDVFRRAFSWLPTQFASQSSEPVGPRRFRSTEHLSTEAIAAFVDGELRMTAHLRAGHHLSLCPQCAGEVDAQRQARSALRDSCPIAIPSALLGLLSQIPEENPREVSAEQTARELAEESARTRRKRR
- a CDS encoding TetR/AcrR family transcriptional regulator, translated to MRSVDDLTAAARIRDAAIDQFGQHGFGTSVRAIATAAGVSPGLVIHHFGSKDKLRQACDDYVAESILEAKTESIQSTDPASWFAQMAEIESFAPAMAYLVRAMQSGGELSNKLWRRMLDNTEQYMEEGVRAGTVKPSRNPKARARFLAMAGGGAFLMYLQLHENPTDLRTVLHDYAQEMVLPALEVYTQGLLTDSTMYDAFVAQDEQGLPIATSPEGNE
- the sigE gene encoding RNA polymerase sigma factor SigE → MNIGGSWHSGNSDIQSRVAKGTEQSAETAGCLTDTEDPTNTTTRLATPVSMPHLEQYADADWVEPSEELTGTAVFDATGDKAAMPSWDELVRQHADRVYRLAYRLSGNQQDAEDLTQETFIRVFRSVQNYQPGTFEGWLHRITTNLFLDMVRRRTRIRMEALPEDYDRVPAEDPNPEQIFHDSRLGPDLQAALDSLPPEFRAAVVLCDIEGLSYEEIGATLGVKLGTVRSRIHRGRQALREHLAKHSDTLPTSA